One stretch of Miscanthus floridulus cultivar M001 chromosome 18, ASM1932011v1, whole genome shotgun sequence DNA includes these proteins:
- the LOC136520431 gene encoding cellulose synthase A catalytic subunit 2 [UDP-forming]-like isoform X2, translating to MDAGGLGFLVAGSRREFVVLNVDDFSKQGSSQGCPDYICQICEDDIDILQEENEYFVACNDCAFPVCRTCYEYERQEGTQACPRCKTRYKRHKGSPRVHGDEEEEGSDDIESEFASSIAGRSNIVHPYRVSVAESSINSWDIDSVSITNSGTSVHFYEEHVGTPTNHHALVVHPNTGEIVRYNPLQTRPINPNRDLALYGYGSVAWKNRVEWKRKQQHKMQKVSSDGEGSDLNDFDSDRDIPRCAESKQQLSRKLPIPSSKINPYRIVISLRLAILALFFHYRILNPVHDAHWLWLTSVICEIWFAFSWILDQFPKWHPIQRETYLDRLSLRYEKEGKPPELAPIDVFVSTVDPMKEHPLIIANTVLSILAVDYPVDKVCCYVSDDGAAMLTFEALTETCLFARKWVPFCKKHKIEPRAPEWYFAQKIDYLREKVHPEFVRERRAMKRQYEEFKVRINAVVPNSRKVPEGRWSLPEGAPWHGNNVRDHAGMVQVITGHDCVLDDAGNKLPWLVYVSREKRPGYDHHKKAGALNALLRTSAILSNAPFVLNVDCDHYMNNSKALREAMCFLMDPVLGEKICYAQFPQRFDGIDQHDRYSNHNVVFFDINMKGLDGIQGPIYVGTGCVFRRHALYGYDAPTATKPPSKTCNCWPKSCCLCCGSKRKCSKAKKKQEHQKKVKCRDASKQVHALEVAGRETAPPAPQEKFEKRFGQSDAFLASTLQDNGEGCRFDMLKSLDDCIHVLSCGYENKTQWGKEVGWIYGSVTEDILTGFKMHCHGWQSVYCMPKRPAFKGSAPINLTDRLHQVLRWALGSVEIFLSKHCPIWYGYRCGLKPLERLSYVNSVIYPWTSIPLLIYCALPAFCLLSGKFMVPEQLPASLRCSGEESESMIGGEMNSFGLLAVSPHTSLHCAKGFLRFLVV from the exons ATGGACGCTGGAGGGCTCGGCTTCCTCGTCGCGGGCTCCCGGCGCGAGTTCGTCGTCCTCAACGTCGACGACTTCTCCAAG CAAGGATCTTCACAGGGCTGTCCAGACTATATTTGTCAGATATGCGAAGATGACATTGACATACTCCAGGAAGAAAATGAGTATTTCGTCGCATGTAATGATTGTGCTTTCCCTGTTTGCCGCACTTGTTATGAGTACGAGCGTCAGGAGGGCACACAAGCATGCCCTCGCTGCAAGACCCGGTACAAACGCCACAAAG gtaGTCCTCGAGTCCAtggggatgaggaagaagaaggttctGATGACATTGAGAGTGAGTTTGCTTCCAGTATAGCTGGAAGATCAAATATAGTGCATCCATACCGTGTCTCTGTGGCAGAAAGCTCCATCAACTCATGGGACATTGATAGTGTAAGTATCACGAACAGTGGAACAAGTGTCCATTTCTATGAAGAG CATGTTGGAACTCCAACAAATCATCATGCTCTTGTTGTTCACCCTAACACTGGAGAAATTGTGCGATATAATCCCT TGCAAACGAGACCAATAAATCCTAATAGAGACCTAGCATTGTATGGCTATGGATCGGTTGCCTGGAAGAACAGAGTTGAGTGGAAAAGAAAACAACAGCATAAAATGCAAAAGGTCTCATCTGATGGTGAAGGATCTGATTTAAATGATTTTGACAGTGATCGCGATATTCCCAG GTGTGCTGAAAGCAAGCAGCAACTATCAAGGAAGTTACCTATTCCATCTAGCAAAATAAACCCTTACAGGATTGTAATCAGTTTGCGGCTAGCCATTCTTGCCTTATTTTTCCACTATCGGATTCTGAATCCTGTACATGATGCTCACTGGTTGTGGTTGACTTCAGTTATTTGTGAAATTTGGTTCGCTTTTTCATGGATTTTGGACCAATTTCCCAAGTGGCACCCAATACAGAGAGAAACATACTTGGATCGATTATCATTAAG GTACGAGAAGGAAGGAAAACCACCAGAACTGGCTCCAATCGATGTATTTGTCAGTACAGTTGATCCAATGAAGGAACATCCTTTAATTATTGCAAACACAGTTTTGTCTATACTGGCTGTGGATTATCCTGTTGATAAAGTTTGCTGCTATGTGTCGGATGATGGTGCTGCAATGCTTACTTTTGAAGCACTTACAGAAACATGTCTATTTGCACGAAAATGGGTTCCCTTCTGTAAGAAGCACAAAATCGAGCCTCGGGCTCCTGAATGGTATTTTGCTCAGAAAATTGACTATCTAAGAGAAAAGGTTCACCCAGAGTTTGTTCGAGAACGACGTGCAATGAAG AGACAATATGAAGAATTTAAGGTTCGTATAAACGCAGTAGTTCCTAATTCACGCAAAGTTCCCGAGGGACGATGGTCCCTACCAGAAGGAGCTCCATGGCATGGAAATAATGTTCGAGACCATGCCGGGATGGTCCAG GTCATCACTGGCCATGATTGTGTCCTGGATGATGCTGGAAATAAGCTGCCTTGGTTGGTCTATGTTTCACGAGAGAAAAGGCCTGGTTATGATCATCATAAAAAGGCTGGTGCCTTGAATGCATTG CTGCGAACTTCAGCAATTCTGTCCAACGCACCTTTTGTCCTGAATGTGGATTGTGACCACTATATGAACAATAGCAAAGCACTACGGGAGGCAATGTGTTTTCTGATGGATCcagtattgggagagaagatttGTTATGCTCAATTTCCTCAGAGATTTGATGGCATTGATCAACACGATAGATATTCAAACCACAATGTTGTGTTTTTTGAT ATTAACATGAAAGGTCTTGATGGGATCCAAGGACCAATATATGTTGGGACTGGTTGTGTTTTCAGAAGACATGCTTTGTATGGATATGATGCCCCAACTGCAACAAAACCTCCTAGCAAGACATGTAACTGCTGGCCGAAGTCATGCTGCTTGTGTTGTGGATCGAAAAGAAAATGTTCCAAAGCTAAGAAAAAGCAAGAACACCAGAAGAAAGTGAAATGCAGGGATGCGTCCAAGCAAGTGCATGCTCTCGAAGTGGCTG GAAGAGAAACTGCACCCCCTGCGCCTCAAGAAAAGTTTGAGAAGAGATTTGGGCAGTCAGATGCATTTTTGGCTTCGACATTGCAAGATAATGGTGAAGGTTGTCGCTTTGACATGCTCAAAAGCCTTGATGATTGCATCCATGTGCTAAGTTGCGGGTACGAGAATAAGACACAATGGGGGAAAGAG GTTGGTTGGATTTATGGATCTGTCACTGAGGATATCCTCACGGGCTTCAAGATGCACTGCCATGGTTGGCAATCTGTTTACTGCATGCCCAAGAGACCAGCATTCAAGGGATCCGCTCCTATCAATCTCACTGATCGTCTCCATCAAGTTCTAAGATGGGCACTTGGCTCTGTGGAGATCTTTCTTAGCAAGCACTGCCCAATATGGTATGGGTATCGATGTGGTCTAAAACCATTGGAGAGATTGTCATATGTCAACTCTGTCATCTATCCGTGGACATCAATTCCTCTGCTAATTTACTGTGCCCTGCCAGCATTTTGCCTGTTATCTGGGAAGTTTATGGTGCCTGAG CAGCTACCAGCATCCTTGAGATGCAGTGGGGAGGAGTCGGAATCAATGATTGGTGGAGAAATGAACAGTTTTGGGTTATTGGCGGTGTCTCCTCACACCTCTTTGCACTGTGCCAAGGGCTTCTTAAGGTTCTTGGTGGTGTGA
- the LOC136520431 gene encoding cellulose synthase A catalytic subunit 5 [UDP-forming]-like isoform X1, with amino-acid sequence MDAGGLGFLVAGSRREFVVLNVDDFSKQGSSQGCPDYICQICEDDIDILQEENEYFVACNDCAFPVCRTCYEYERQEGTQACPRCKTRYKRHKGSPRVHGDEEEEGSDDIESEFASSIAGRSNIVHPYRVSVAESSINSWDIDSVSITNSGTSVHFYEEHVGTPTNHHALVVHPNTGEIVRYNPLQTRPINPNRDLALYGYGSVAWKNRVEWKRKQQHKMQKVSSDGEGSDLNDFDSDRDIPRCAESKQQLSRKLPIPSSKINPYRIVISLRLAILALFFHYRILNPVHDAHWLWLTSVICEIWFAFSWILDQFPKWHPIQRETYLDRLSLRYEKEGKPPELAPIDVFVSTVDPMKEHPLIIANTVLSILAVDYPVDKVCCYVSDDGAAMLTFEALTETCLFARKWVPFCKKHKIEPRAPEWYFAQKIDYLREKVHPEFVRERRAMKRQYEEFKVRINAVVPNSRKVPEGRWSLPEGAPWHGNNVRDHAGMVQVITGHDCVLDDAGNKLPWLVYVSREKRPGYDHHKKAGALNALLRTSAILSNAPFVLNVDCDHYMNNSKALREAMCFLMDPVLGEKICYAQFPQRFDGIDQHDRYSNHNVVFFDINMKGLDGIQGPIYVGTGCVFRRHALYGYDAPTATKPPSKTCNCWPKSCCLCCGSKRKCSKAKKKQEHQKKVKCRDASKQVHALEVAGRETAPPAPQEKFEKRFGQSDAFLASTLQDNGEGCRFDMLKSLDDCIHVLSCGYENKTQWGKEVGWIYGSVTEDILTGFKMHCHGWQSVYCMPKRPAFKGSAPINLTDRLHQVLRWALGSVEIFLSKHCPIWYGYRCGLKPLERLSYVNSVIYPWTSIPLLIYCALPAFCLLSGKFMVPEMNIYSSILFIALFVSIAATSILEMQWGGVGINDWWRNEQFWVIGGVSSHLFALCQGLLKVLGGVNTKFRVTLKGGDTDEFSELYEFKWTWLLVPPMTLLLLNVVGVLAGVSKAITDGYEAWGPLLGKLFFSFWVILHLHPFLKGVIGKQNRVPTIVVVLSVLLASIFSLLWVRVSPFATKFDGLVLEVCGLECE; translated from the exons ATGGACGCTGGAGGGCTCGGCTTCCTCGTCGCGGGCTCCCGGCGCGAGTTCGTCGTCCTCAACGTCGACGACTTCTCCAAG CAAGGATCTTCACAGGGCTGTCCAGACTATATTTGTCAGATATGCGAAGATGACATTGACATACTCCAGGAAGAAAATGAGTATTTCGTCGCATGTAATGATTGTGCTTTCCCTGTTTGCCGCACTTGTTATGAGTACGAGCGTCAGGAGGGCACACAAGCATGCCCTCGCTGCAAGACCCGGTACAAACGCCACAAAG gtaGTCCTCGAGTCCAtggggatgaggaagaagaaggttctGATGACATTGAGAGTGAGTTTGCTTCCAGTATAGCTGGAAGATCAAATATAGTGCATCCATACCGTGTCTCTGTGGCAGAAAGCTCCATCAACTCATGGGACATTGATAGTGTAAGTATCACGAACAGTGGAACAAGTGTCCATTTCTATGAAGAG CATGTTGGAACTCCAACAAATCATCATGCTCTTGTTGTTCACCCTAACACTGGAGAAATTGTGCGATATAATCCCT TGCAAACGAGACCAATAAATCCTAATAGAGACCTAGCATTGTATGGCTATGGATCGGTTGCCTGGAAGAACAGAGTTGAGTGGAAAAGAAAACAACAGCATAAAATGCAAAAGGTCTCATCTGATGGTGAAGGATCTGATTTAAATGATTTTGACAGTGATCGCGATATTCCCAG GTGTGCTGAAAGCAAGCAGCAACTATCAAGGAAGTTACCTATTCCATCTAGCAAAATAAACCCTTACAGGATTGTAATCAGTTTGCGGCTAGCCATTCTTGCCTTATTTTTCCACTATCGGATTCTGAATCCTGTACATGATGCTCACTGGTTGTGGTTGACTTCAGTTATTTGTGAAATTTGGTTCGCTTTTTCATGGATTTTGGACCAATTTCCCAAGTGGCACCCAATACAGAGAGAAACATACTTGGATCGATTATCATTAAG GTACGAGAAGGAAGGAAAACCACCAGAACTGGCTCCAATCGATGTATTTGTCAGTACAGTTGATCCAATGAAGGAACATCCTTTAATTATTGCAAACACAGTTTTGTCTATACTGGCTGTGGATTATCCTGTTGATAAAGTTTGCTGCTATGTGTCGGATGATGGTGCTGCAATGCTTACTTTTGAAGCACTTACAGAAACATGTCTATTTGCACGAAAATGGGTTCCCTTCTGTAAGAAGCACAAAATCGAGCCTCGGGCTCCTGAATGGTATTTTGCTCAGAAAATTGACTATCTAAGAGAAAAGGTTCACCCAGAGTTTGTTCGAGAACGACGTGCAATGAAG AGACAATATGAAGAATTTAAGGTTCGTATAAACGCAGTAGTTCCTAATTCACGCAAAGTTCCCGAGGGACGATGGTCCCTACCAGAAGGAGCTCCATGGCATGGAAATAATGTTCGAGACCATGCCGGGATGGTCCAG GTCATCACTGGCCATGATTGTGTCCTGGATGATGCTGGAAATAAGCTGCCTTGGTTGGTCTATGTTTCACGAGAGAAAAGGCCTGGTTATGATCATCATAAAAAGGCTGGTGCCTTGAATGCATTG CTGCGAACTTCAGCAATTCTGTCCAACGCACCTTTTGTCCTGAATGTGGATTGTGACCACTATATGAACAATAGCAAAGCACTACGGGAGGCAATGTGTTTTCTGATGGATCcagtattgggagagaagatttGTTATGCTCAATTTCCTCAGAGATTTGATGGCATTGATCAACACGATAGATATTCAAACCACAATGTTGTGTTTTTTGAT ATTAACATGAAAGGTCTTGATGGGATCCAAGGACCAATATATGTTGGGACTGGTTGTGTTTTCAGAAGACATGCTTTGTATGGATATGATGCCCCAACTGCAACAAAACCTCCTAGCAAGACATGTAACTGCTGGCCGAAGTCATGCTGCTTGTGTTGTGGATCGAAAAGAAAATGTTCCAAAGCTAAGAAAAAGCAAGAACACCAGAAGAAAGTGAAATGCAGGGATGCGTCCAAGCAAGTGCATGCTCTCGAAGTGGCTG GAAGAGAAACTGCACCCCCTGCGCCTCAAGAAAAGTTTGAGAAGAGATTTGGGCAGTCAGATGCATTTTTGGCTTCGACATTGCAAGATAATGGTGAAGGTTGTCGCTTTGACATGCTCAAAAGCCTTGATGATTGCATCCATGTGCTAAGTTGCGGGTACGAGAATAAGACACAATGGGGGAAAGAG GTTGGTTGGATTTATGGATCTGTCACTGAGGATATCCTCACGGGCTTCAAGATGCACTGCCATGGTTGGCAATCTGTTTACTGCATGCCCAAGAGACCAGCATTCAAGGGATCCGCTCCTATCAATCTCACTGATCGTCTCCATCAAGTTCTAAGATGGGCACTTGGCTCTGTGGAGATCTTTCTTAGCAAGCACTGCCCAATATGGTATGGGTATCGATGTGGTCTAAAACCATTGGAGAGATTGTCATATGTCAACTCTGTCATCTATCCGTGGACATCAATTCCTCTGCTAATTTACTGTGCCCTGCCAGCATTTTGCCTGTTATCTGGGAAGTTTATGGTGCCTGAG ATGAATATCTATTCAAGCATATTGTTCATAGCTCTATTTGTCTCCATAGCAGCTACCAGCATCCTTGAGATGCAGTGGGGAGGAGTCGGAATCAATGATTGGTGGAGAAATGAACAGTTTTGGGTTATTGGCGGTGTCTCCTCACACCTCTTTGCACTGTGCCAAGGGCTTCTTAAGGTTCTTGGTGGTGTGAATACTAAGTTCAGGGTGACTTTGAAGGGAGGCGACACGGATGAGTTCTCAGAGTTGTATGAGTTCAAGTGGACCTGGCTATTGGTTCCTCCGATGACATTGCTCTTGCTAAACGTTGTCGGAGTCTTGGCTGGTGTATCCAAGGCAATAACGGATGGATACGAAGCCTGGGGCCCACTGCTTGGCAAGCTGTTCTTCTCCTTCTGGGTTATCCTCCATCTCCACCCGTTCCTCAAGGGCGTGATTGGCAAGCAGAACAGGGTGCCGACCATTGTTGTTGTATTGTCTGTGCTACTAGCATCCATATTCTCTCTTTTGTGGGTCCGTGTAAGTCCGTTCGCCACCAAGTTTGATGGCCTAGTTCTAGAGGTTTGTGGTTTGGAATGTGAATGA
- the LOC136520431 gene encoding cellulose synthase A catalytic subunit 2 [UDP-forming]-like isoform X3, producing MDAGGLGFLVAGSRREFVVLNVDDFSKQGSSQGCPDYICQICEDDIDILQEENEYFVACNDCAFPVCRTCYEYERQEGTQACPRCKTRYKRHKGSPRVHGDEEEEGSDDIESEFASSIAGRSNIVHPYRVSVAESSINSWDIDSVSITNSGTSVHFYEEHVGTPTNHHALVVHPNTGEIVRYNPLQTRPINPNRDLALYGYGSVAWKNRVEWKRKQQHKMQKVSSDGEGSDLNDFDSDRDIPRCAESKQQLSRKLPIPSSKINPYRIVISLRLAILALFFHYRILNPVHDAHWLWLTSVICEIWFAFSWILDQFPKWHPIQRETYLDRLSLRYEKEGKPPELAPIDVFVSTVDPMKEHPLIIANTVLSILAVDYPVDKVCCYVSDDGAAMLTFEALTETCLFARKWVPFCKKHKIEPRAPEWYFAQKIDYLREKVHPEFVRERRAMKRQYEEFKVRINAVVPNSRKVPEGRWSLPEGAPWHGNNVRDHAGMVQVITGHDCVLDDAGNKLPWLVYVSREKRPGYDHHKKAGALNALLRTSAILSNAPFVLNVDCDHYMNNSKALREAMCFLMDPVLGEKICYAQFPQRFDGIDQHDRYSNHNVVFFDINMKGLDGIQGPIYVGTGCVFRRHALYGYDAPTATKPPSKTCNCWPKSCCLCCGSKRKCSKAKKKQEHQKKVKCRDASKQVHALEVAGRETAPPAPQEKFEKRFGQSDAFLASTLQDNGEGCRFDMLKSLDDCIHVLSCGLVGFMDLSLRISSRASRCTAMVGNLFTACPRDQHSRDPLLSISLIVSIKF from the exons ATGGACGCTGGAGGGCTCGGCTTCCTCGTCGCGGGCTCCCGGCGCGAGTTCGTCGTCCTCAACGTCGACGACTTCTCCAAG CAAGGATCTTCACAGGGCTGTCCAGACTATATTTGTCAGATATGCGAAGATGACATTGACATACTCCAGGAAGAAAATGAGTATTTCGTCGCATGTAATGATTGTGCTTTCCCTGTTTGCCGCACTTGTTATGAGTACGAGCGTCAGGAGGGCACACAAGCATGCCCTCGCTGCAAGACCCGGTACAAACGCCACAAAG gtaGTCCTCGAGTCCAtggggatgaggaagaagaaggttctGATGACATTGAGAGTGAGTTTGCTTCCAGTATAGCTGGAAGATCAAATATAGTGCATCCATACCGTGTCTCTGTGGCAGAAAGCTCCATCAACTCATGGGACATTGATAGTGTAAGTATCACGAACAGTGGAACAAGTGTCCATTTCTATGAAGAG CATGTTGGAACTCCAACAAATCATCATGCTCTTGTTGTTCACCCTAACACTGGAGAAATTGTGCGATATAATCCCT TGCAAACGAGACCAATAAATCCTAATAGAGACCTAGCATTGTATGGCTATGGATCGGTTGCCTGGAAGAACAGAGTTGAGTGGAAAAGAAAACAACAGCATAAAATGCAAAAGGTCTCATCTGATGGTGAAGGATCTGATTTAAATGATTTTGACAGTGATCGCGATATTCCCAG GTGTGCTGAAAGCAAGCAGCAACTATCAAGGAAGTTACCTATTCCATCTAGCAAAATAAACCCTTACAGGATTGTAATCAGTTTGCGGCTAGCCATTCTTGCCTTATTTTTCCACTATCGGATTCTGAATCCTGTACATGATGCTCACTGGTTGTGGTTGACTTCAGTTATTTGTGAAATTTGGTTCGCTTTTTCATGGATTTTGGACCAATTTCCCAAGTGGCACCCAATACAGAGAGAAACATACTTGGATCGATTATCATTAAG GTACGAGAAGGAAGGAAAACCACCAGAACTGGCTCCAATCGATGTATTTGTCAGTACAGTTGATCCAATGAAGGAACATCCTTTAATTATTGCAAACACAGTTTTGTCTATACTGGCTGTGGATTATCCTGTTGATAAAGTTTGCTGCTATGTGTCGGATGATGGTGCTGCAATGCTTACTTTTGAAGCACTTACAGAAACATGTCTATTTGCACGAAAATGGGTTCCCTTCTGTAAGAAGCACAAAATCGAGCCTCGGGCTCCTGAATGGTATTTTGCTCAGAAAATTGACTATCTAAGAGAAAAGGTTCACCCAGAGTTTGTTCGAGAACGACGTGCAATGAAG AGACAATATGAAGAATTTAAGGTTCGTATAAACGCAGTAGTTCCTAATTCACGCAAAGTTCCCGAGGGACGATGGTCCCTACCAGAAGGAGCTCCATGGCATGGAAATAATGTTCGAGACCATGCCGGGATGGTCCAG GTCATCACTGGCCATGATTGTGTCCTGGATGATGCTGGAAATAAGCTGCCTTGGTTGGTCTATGTTTCACGAGAGAAAAGGCCTGGTTATGATCATCATAAAAAGGCTGGTGCCTTGAATGCATTG CTGCGAACTTCAGCAATTCTGTCCAACGCACCTTTTGTCCTGAATGTGGATTGTGACCACTATATGAACAATAGCAAAGCACTACGGGAGGCAATGTGTTTTCTGATGGATCcagtattgggagagaagatttGTTATGCTCAATTTCCTCAGAGATTTGATGGCATTGATCAACACGATAGATATTCAAACCACAATGTTGTGTTTTTTGAT ATTAACATGAAAGGTCTTGATGGGATCCAAGGACCAATATATGTTGGGACTGGTTGTGTTTTCAGAAGACATGCTTTGTATGGATATGATGCCCCAACTGCAACAAAACCTCCTAGCAAGACATGTAACTGCTGGCCGAAGTCATGCTGCTTGTGTTGTGGATCGAAAAGAAAATGTTCCAAAGCTAAGAAAAAGCAAGAACACCAGAAGAAAGTGAAATGCAGGGATGCGTCCAAGCAAGTGCATGCTCTCGAAGTGGCTG GAAGAGAAACTGCACCCCCTGCGCCTCAAGAAAAGTTTGAGAAGAGATTTGGGCAGTCAGATGCATTTTTGGCTTCGACATTGCAAGATAATGGTGAAGGTTGTCGCTTTGACATGCTCAAAAGCCTTGATGATTGCATCCATGTGCTAAGTTGCGG GTTGGTTGGATTTATGGATCTGTCACTGAGGATATCCTCACGGGCTTCAAGATGCACTGCCATGGTTGGCAATCTGTTTACTGCATGCCCAAGAGACCAGCATTCAAGGGATCCGCTCCTATCAATCTCACTGATCGTCTCCATCAAGTTCTAA